A portion of the Calothrix sp. 336/3 genome contains these proteins:
- a CDS encoding cytochrome b N-terminal domain-containing protein: protein MEVSRFDMVLRRIATVLSVVILTLTLIAATTGILLSFYYEPAAGRAYLSLKMITEQVDYGWLFRKAHDIAGNLVIAIALIQIVVMFLHRQMRKSWLTAWISGIFFTLSAMGLSWTAMILSWDQVGFWRFNIELGTIESIPFVGHLLRDIITGGGVISTLTVQHLYTIHSYVISVAAIILAVIHLVSIFWQEKQPKLTSENPDSQDSVYQGS, encoded by the coding sequence ATGGAAGTAAGCAGATTCGACATGGTACTGCGACGGATAGCTACGGTGCTATCAGTAGTAATTTTGACTTTGACATTAATTGCTGCAACGACGGGAATTTTACTATCGTTCTACTATGAACCGGCTGCGGGTAGAGCCTACCTGTCACTGAAAATGATTACTGAACAGGTTGACTATGGTTGGTTATTCCGTAAAGCCCATGATATTGCTGGCAATTTAGTAATTGCGATCGCCCTTATTCAAATCGTCGTCATGTTTCTACATCGACAAATGCGTAAAAGCTGGTTAACAGCTTGGATAAGCGGAATTTTCTTCACCCTGAGTGCTATGGGTTTAAGTTGGACAGCAATGATTCTCAGTTGGGATCAAGTGGGTTTCTGGCGCTTTAACATTGAGTTAGGAACTATCGAGTCTATTCCTTTTGTTGGTCATTTATTGCGAGACATTATTACAGGTGGGGGAGTAATTAGCACCCTCACCGTACAGCACCTATACACAATTCACAGTTACGTCATTTCCGTAGCAGCCATTATTTTGGCAGTTATCCACCTAGTGAGTATATTCTGGCAAGAAAAACAGCCCAAATTGACTTCTGAGAACCCAGACAGTCAAGACTCTGTATATCAAGGTAGCTAA